The Bradyrhizobium ottawaense genome window below encodes:
- a CDS encoding WGR domain-containing protein, with translation MPNLKLGPLHLRRIDTTRNMRRFYLLSIQPTLFGGVSLIRDWGRIGTTGQTMVQTFDASAEAGEAFGRLERAKRRRGYTSAEERV, from the coding sequence ATGCCGAACCTTAAGCTAGGGCCGCTTCACCTTCGCCGCATCGACACCACCCGCAACATGCGGCGGTTTTACTTGCTTTCGATCCAACCGACCTTGTTCGGCGGGGTCTCGCTGATCCGCGACTGGGGCCGGATCGGCACGACCGGCCAGACGATGGTGCAGACTTTCGATGCCAGCGCTGAAGCGGGCGAAGCATTCGGACGGCTGGAGCGCGCCAAGCGCAGGCGCGGATACACCTCTGCTGAGGAGAGAGTCTGA
- a CDS encoding Ulp1 family isopeptidase, which translates to MDFPLTKSVHEQSGSTGPQESSPAAPSAAAATFERQLREISSSGVGGGAMPAAAALQPAQSTEVLIGRQCNQILYSEDARLISGLEKALTKGGAAKGTTNNYLRVLRGFGHWLSANNKKGISARLDDKKSLSQDAREFSGEGEPWKLLTAIGHLRNSQSTGEVVPITRHVEVNPYQQDAELIKEYQNEVASEMGKRDATALRNFSDYLRDNNKKGIVGRLRGELLNEDVKSYKKVSAFRSKIGVALDRLRKSSAGAKAMDLERNIDPEDAALKESRQVGDAAAQHSSSQKAGSWPEELLPAEGHDQNLLLGPMDEPGASSSAPQPTQSTGILRGRRRRPLYPEDAALISGLEKALIKGGAAEGTAKDHVRTLLSFGQRLYANNKDPIAARLDDEKSLTADARELFEKRPATLHRAIDHLRTSRSTGGIVPIAGRTELHPYPQDAALIKEYKNEVATDAGKRDATALRNFSDYLRDNNRPGIAAGLGTSFDGDVESYRKVAGADSRIGAALARLRKSQAGAEAMEHERHIDPEEAALRESRRVGDAAAQHIASQKGGSWPEELLPAEGHDQDLLLGLMDEPGPSSSAPQSAQSTWIVIGKRKQPLYSVDAPLISGLERALIKGGFSKSAAEQHGGSLRSFSRWLFAKEKPSIRDRLDNKSLTDGGEVLEFTGEGNPKRLVQAIDYLRTLRSTGEVPISRRAKLNPHPQNVAFINPEDTVLMEPRRVDAAAAQHSASQETGRRPEELPAEGRDQDLLLGLMDEPRSSSSLEPAARHDQAPDPGEPDRQQSPDEPMAALARSNRLPSEEVLINDEHDTAELRPAKRQRTLNNPQGVAGERQLSEIANSGGQPTPAPTHQQGTSSWETQPMLLRSGYEDVTAPHAVAMYVGGAAAQHSARQRAVSRPLVLPEGYDQDLRLMVEDGPSWPEVPPEQAQDIVQAGQEPARPTVEAAPTHSARARSNTYGGIEVSFNPNSPASFELRDNAWSPAPGFPPPFAGPVPGHHQGAQQLGSPQGLSPVSAHSDDDALAWLSEELARQMQEPASPSTARAQDLYRGFEALLDPDVAELDDSAHFAPAPSARACSDTYGGLEVSFNPNSPTSFELRDNAWSRAPGFPPPFAGPVPGHHQGARQLGSPQGLSPVSAHSDDDALAWLSEELARQMQEPASPSTARAQDLYRGFGALLDPDAAELDDSAHFAPAPSARARSDTYDGLPLVDLTAPAPSPLRDDIVRRFPITSSDAQIGALNPIALSHNRGLVLEDTEWLGDEHILRDYQLQELDLQRSDSDLAARTRFVDPLEALRLRLGAESDVLRVFHRIVHDRRDNDTADFLLLPVNDASATDRGRHWSLLFVDRSNRQRPVAYHYDSYGRYNETHARQLAERLNLALQPAGMAQQQNTCDCGVFVVDGTRELVRQLAQGREPDQLNLSNVVANRQALQARLRG; encoded by the coding sequence CAGCCGCGGCGACCTTTGAGCGGCAATTGAGAGAGATCAGCAGTTCAGGTGTGGGTGGTGGAGCAATGCCGGCCGCCGCTGCGCTGCAGCCGGCTCAATCAACGGAGGTTTTGATAGGGAGGCAGTGCAATCAGATCCTTTACTCCGAGGATGCTCGCCTTATCTCGGGGCTTGAGAAGGCCCTTACGAAGGGCGGGGCCGCCAAAGGCACCACCAATAACTATTTACGTGTTCTTCGCGGCTTTGGCCATTGGCTCTCCGCAAATAACAAAAAGGGCATCTCTGCTCGGCTCGACGACAAAAAATCGCTGTCTCAAGATGCGCGCGAGTTCAGCGGAGAGGGTGAGCCCTGGAAACTTCTTACAGCAATAGGTCATCTCCGAAATTCGCAGTCGACCGGCGAAGTCGTGCCGATCACACGCCACGTTGAGGTAAATCCTTATCAGCAGGACGCGGAACTCATCAAAGAGTACCAAAACGAAGTAGCGTCAGAGATGGGCAAGAGGGATGCAACCGCTCTTCGCAATTTCAGCGACTACCTGCGTGACAACAACAAGAAGGGTATTGTTGGTCGGCTTCGCGGCGAGTTGTTAAATGAAGATGTTAAGAGCTATAAGAAAGTCTCCGCTTTTCGTTCGAAAATCGGTGTCGCGCTGGATCGTCTCCGAAAATCGTCGGCCGGCGCTAAGGCGATGGATCTCGAGCGCAATATTGATCCCGAAGACGCGGCCCTGAAGGAGTCGAGGCAGGTCGGCGACGCCGCTGCGCAGCACAGTTCGTCGCAGAAAGCTGGCAGTTGGCCAGAGGAATTGCTTCCTGCGGAAGGCCATGATCAGAATTTGCTTTTGGGGCCGATGGACGAACCCGGCGCGTCGTCCTCGGCGCCGCAGCCGACTCAGTCAACTGGGATTTTGAGAGGGAGGAGGAGACGGCCTCTTTATCCCGAGGATGCTGCCCTTATTTCGGGGCTTGAGAAGGCCCTCATCAAGGGCGGGGCCGCCGAAGGCACCGCCAAGGACCATGTACGTACTCTTCTCAGCTTTGGCCAGAGGCTCTACGCAAATAACAAAGATCCCATTGCTGCTCGGCTCGACGACGAAAAGTCACTGACCGCTGATGCGCGCGAGTTGTTCGAAAAGCGTCCCGCGACACTCCATAGGGCAATAGACCATCTCAGGACCTCGCGGTCGACGGGCGGAATCGTGCCGATCGCAGGCCGCACTGAGTTGCATCCTTATCCCCAGGACGCGGCACTCATCAAAGAGTACAAAAACGAAGTAGCGACAGATGCCGGCAAGAGGGATGCAACTGCTCTTCGCAATTTCAGCGACTACCTGCGTGACAACAACAGGCCGGGCATTGCTGCTGGGCTCGGCACGTCGTTTGATGGAGATGTCGAGAGCTATAGGAAGGTCGCCGGTGCTGATTCCAGGATTGGTGCCGCACTGGCTCGTCTCCGAAAATCGCAGGCCGGCGCTGAGGCGATGGAGCACGAGCGCCATATTGATCCCGAAGAGGCGGCCCTGAGGGAGTCGAGGCGGGTCGGCGACGCCGCTGCGCAGCACATTGCGTCGCAGAAGGGTGGCAGTTGGCCAGAGGAATTGCTTCCTGCGGAAGGCCATGATCAGGATTTGCTTTTGGGGCTGATGGATGAACCCGGCCCGTCGTCCTCGGCGCCGCAGTCGGCTCAGTCAACTTGGATTGTGATAGGGAAGAGGAAGCAGCCTCTTTATTCCGTGGATGCTCCCCTTATTTCGGGGCTTGAGAGGGCCCTCATCAAGGGCGGGTTCAGCAAATCCGCTGCCGAGCAGCACGGAGGTTCCCTTCGTAGCTTTAGCCGTTGGCTTTTCGCAAAAGAAAAACCGAGCATTCGTGATCGGCTCGACAATAAGTCGCTGACCGATGGCGGTGAGGTGCTCGAGTTCACCGGAGAGGGTAATCCAAAGAGACTCGTTCAGGCAATCGACTATCTCCGGACCTTGCGGTCGACGGGCGAAGTGCCGATCTCACGACGCGCTAAGCTGAATCCTCACCCCCAGAACGTGGCCTTTATCAATCCCGAAGACACGGTACTGATGGAGCCGAGGCGCGTCGACGCCGCCGCTGCGCAGCACAGCGCGTCGCAGGAAACTGGCCGTCGGCCAGAGGAGCTTCCCGCGGAAGGCCGCGATCAGGATTTGCTTTTGGGGCTGATGGACGAACCCCGCTCGTCGTCATCTCTCGAGCCAGCCGCGCGCCATGACCAGGCACCGGATCCCGGAGAGCCCGACCGCCAGCAGTCCCCGGACGAGCCGATGGCTGCGCTTGCCAGGAGCAACCGCCTGCCAAGCGAGGAGGTCCTCATCAACGATGAGCATGACACAGCTGAGTTGAGGCCAGCGAAGAGGCAGAGGACCCTAAACAATCCGCAAGGCGTTGCCGGCGAGCGGCAGCTGAGCGAGATCGCCAATTCAGGCGGCCAGCCGACACCGGCGCCTACCCATCAACAGGGTACGTCGTCATGGGAGACGCAGCCGATGCTGCTGCGGAGCGGCTACGAAGATGTCACGGCGCCGCATGCGGTCGCGATGTACGTCGGGGGCGCCGCTGCGCAGCACAGCGCGCGGCAGCGAGCTGTCAGTCGGCCATTGGTCCTCCCGGAAGGTTACGATCAGGATCTGCGCTTAATGGTGGAAGACGGCCCATCGTGGCCCGAGGTTCCTCCTGAGCAGGCGCAGGACATAGTCCAAGCTGGGCAGGAACCTGCCCGGCCGACCGTGGAAGCAGCGCCAACGCACTCTGCCAGGGCTCGCTCAAATACCTACGGCGGTATTGAGGTGTCGTTTAATCCGAATTCGCCCGCATCATTTGAGTTGCGTGACAATGCTTGGAGCCCGGCGCCTGGCTTTCCGCCGCCGTTTGCCGGGCCGGTACCGGGGCATCACCAGGGCGCTCAACAGCTCGGCTCGCCGCAGGGGCTTTCTCCGGTGTCCGCCCACTCGGACGATGACGCTTTGGCGTGGTTGAGCGAGGAGCTTGCGCGGCAGATGCAAGAACCGGCATCACCATCAACTGCCAGGGCTCAGGATCTCTATCGTGGATTTGAGGCACTCCTTGATCCGGATGTGGCCGAGTTGGATGACAGTGCTCACTTTGCGCCAGCGCCTTCTGCCAGGGCTTGCTCAGACACCTACGGCGGTCTTGAGGTATCGTTTAATCCGAATTCGCCCACATCATTTGAGTTGCGCGACAATGCTTGGAGCCGGGCGCCTGGCTTTCCGCCGCCGTTTGCCGGGCCGGTACCGGGGCATCACCAGGGCGCTCGACAGCTCGGCTCGCCGCAGGGGCTTTCTCCGGTGTCCGCCCACTCGGACGATGACGCTTTGGCGTGGTTGAGCGAGGAGCTTGCGCGGCAGATGCAAGAACCGGCATCACCATCAACTGCCAGGGCTCAGGATCTCTATCGTGGGTTTGGGGCACTGCTTGATCCGGATGCGGCCGAGTTGGATGACAGTGCTCACTTTGCGCCAGCGCCTTCTGCCAGGGCTCGTTCAGACACCTACGACGGTCTTCCATTGGTTGATCTGACCGCGCCCGCACCGTCCCCATTGCGCGACGATATCGTGCGGCGGTTTCCGATCACCTCCTCCGATGCTCAGATCGGGGCGTTGAATCCGATAGCCTTGTCCCATAACCGCGGGCTGGTGCTCGAGGACACGGAATGGCTGGGCGACGAGCATATCCTCAGGGATTACCAGCTTCAGGAGCTGGATTTGCAGAGGAGCGATTCGGATCTCGCCGCCCGGACGCGGTTCGTAGATCCCCTCGAAGCGCTGCGGCTGCGCCTGGGCGCGGAGAGCGACGTGCTACGCGTATTCCATCGCATCGTCCATGATCGGCGTGATAACGATACAGCCGACTTCCTGTTGCTGCCAGTGAACGATGCCAGTGCTACGGACCGCGGCAGGCATTGGTCGCTGCTGTTCGTTGATCGCAGCAACCGGCAACGGCCTGTCGCCTATCACTACGATTCCTACGGGAGATACAACGAGACGCATGCAAGACAACTCGCAGAAAGGCTGAACCTCGCCCTGCAGCCCGCCGGCATGGCCCAGCAGCAGAACACTTGTGATTGCGGCGTCTTTGTCGTGGACGGCACGCGGGAGCTGGTTAGGCAATTGGCGCAAGGACGGGAGCCAGACCAGCTGAACCTCAGCAACGTCGTTGCCAATCGGCAGGCACTGCAAGCGCGACTCAGGGGTTGA
- a CDS encoding transposase, producing the protein MEQSGEEAEADGFVGKLTRRTRSGCRLWSAEIKGRAVFESMKPDARVCDVARRYGVKAQQLTTWRRLARAGRLALVTDDAADFVSIELSDPVASGKSEGPVEITIGKVSVRLDADVSAVRIAEIVTAIERGA; encoded by the coding sequence ATGGAACAATCGGGGGAGGAAGCCGAAGCTGATGGCTTTGTGGGGAAGCTTACGCGCCGGACGCGTTCTGGATGCCGGTTATGGTCTGCGGAGATCAAGGGGCGCGCTGTTTTCGAGAGCATGAAGCCCGACGCCCGGGTATGTGATGTCGCACGGCGTTATGGTGTGAAGGCCCAGCAGTTGACGACGTGGCGCAGATTGGCGCGTGCTGGCCGGCTCGCATTGGTCACGGACGACGCGGCGGATTTCGTGTCGATCGAGCTGAGCGATCCAGTGGCGTCAGGCAAGAGCGAGGGGCCCGTCGAGATTACGATTGGCAAGGTTTCGGTCCGCCTGGATGCGGACGTGTCGGCGGTGCGGATCGCGGAGATCGTGACTGCGATCGAGCGCGGCGCATGA
- the tnpB gene encoding IS66 family insertion sequence element accessory protein TnpB (TnpB, as the term is used for proteins encoded by IS66 family insertion elements, is considered an accessory protein, since TnpC, encoded by a neighboring gene, is a DDE family transposase.), whose protein sequence is MIIPAQGLRIVLAVRPVDFRCGHDALAGLVQNTLGLDPHSGLIVVFRSKRADRLKILLWDGTGLVLVYKRLGRDGRFEWPQISDGVMHLTRVQFEALFEGLNWKRVGERIVATPAAAN, encoded by the coding sequence ATGATCATTCCGGCGCAGGGACTGCGGATTGTGCTTGCTGTGCGTCCTGTTGACTTCCGGTGCGGGCACGACGCGCTGGCCGGTCTTGTGCAAAACACGCTTGGGCTCGATCCGCATTCGGGCCTGATCGTGGTTTTTCGTTCGAAGCGCGCCGACCGGCTGAAGATTTTGCTATGGGACGGCACGGGCCTCGTTTTGGTCTACAAGCGCCTTGGCCGCGATGGTCGTTTCGAGTGGCCGCAGATCAGCGACGGCGTCATGCATCTGACGCGCGTGCAGTTCGAAGCGCTGTTTGAAGGGCTGAACTGGAAGCGAGTGGGCGAACGGATTGTCGCGACGCCAGCTGCGGCGAACTGA